The proteins below are encoded in one region of Haloplasma contractile SSD-17B:
- the trxB gene encoding thioredoxin-disulfide reductase, whose product MENKKENKVYDVITIGAGPAGMTAAIYASRAEMKVLMLEKGAPGGQMVNTYEIENYTGYTKIGGPELSMKMFEHTQALGAEYAYGDVTGIEDQGDIKIVKTATGEFKAHAVIVATGTVNRKLGVKGEEELAGRGISWCAICDGAFYKGKEVAVIGGGNSAVEEALYLAGLASKVTIIHRRDEFRADKVASERAKNNEKIEILWDHVIDSFNQTDGKLSSLTVKNVKTDELSDVECAGTFIYVGQDPVTEMVKDLGITDERGYIEVNHNMETKVKGIYGAGDNTEKELRQVITATNDGAIAAQTAIKYIERLEKQSE is encoded by the coding sequence ATGGAAAATAAAAAAGAAAACAAAGTATATGACGTAATTACAATCGGAGCAGGTCCTGCAGGAATGACTGCTGCAATCTATGCTTCACGTGCAGAAATGAAAGTATTGATGCTAGAGAAAGGTGCACCAGGTGGTCAAATGGTGAATACCTATGAAATAGAAAACTATACCGGATACACTAAAATTGGTGGACCTGAATTATCAATGAAGATGTTTGAACATACACAAGCATTAGGTGCTGAATACGCGTATGGAGATGTAACTGGGATTGAAGATCAAGGGGACATCAAAATCGTAAAGACAGCAACAGGTGAATTCAAAGCGCATGCTGTAATTGTTGCTACTGGTACAGTGAACCGTAAACTAGGTGTGAAAGGTGAAGAAGAATTAGCTGGTCGAGGAATCTCATGGTGTGCAATCTGTGACGGTGCCTTCTACAAAGGAAAGGAAGTTGCCGTGATCGGTGGAGGAAACTCAGCGGTTGAAGAAGCATTATACTTAGCTGGACTTGCAAGTAAAGTAACAATTATTCACCGTCGTGATGAATTTAGAGCTGATAAGGTTGCATCAGAACGAGCTAAAAACAATGAGAAAATTGAAATTCTTTGGGACCATGTCATCGATTCATTTAATCAAACGGATGGAAAACTAAGTAGTCTTACAGTTAAAAACGTTAAAACGGATGAATTATCAGATGTAGAATGTGCAGGAACGTTCATATACGTAGGTCAAGATCCTGTAACGGAAATGGTTAAGGATTTAGGGATTACAGACGAAAGAGGTTATATTGAAGTAAATCATAACATGGAAACAAAGGTTAAAGGAATATATGGTGCAGGAGATAATACAGAAAAGGAACTTCGACAAGTGATCACTGCTACAAATGACGGTGCGATAGCAGCCCAAACTGCAATAAAATACATTGAAAGATTAGAAAAACAGTCAGAATAA
- the ppaX gene encoding pyrophosphatase PpaX, which produces MNENKNITTVLFDLDGTLINTNPLIISSFRATVEEFLKEQTFTDEDLMDFIGPTLEQTFTKLLKEKKDDMITFYRTHNKKYHDDMVEVYPGVLEGLERLKQKGITLGIVSSKANDMVHHGLKHCKIYDYFEIIIGADDVTNPKPHKEPIELALNRLGRKKEETIFVGDNKHDMLGGKNAGVITCGVSWALRGADYLKNYHPEFILKDMNDLLKIIDEVNTHGK; this is translated from the coding sequence ATGAATGAAAATAAAAATATTACAACCGTATTATTTGATTTAGATGGAACACTAATCAATACAAATCCACTTATTATTAGCTCGTTTAGGGCAACTGTTGAGGAGTTTTTAAAAGAACAAACCTTCACTGATGAAGATCTTATGGATTTTATAGGACCAACGCTCGAACAAACCTTTACGAAATTATTAAAAGAGAAAAAGGATGACATGATTACATTCTATCGTACGCACAATAAAAAATACCATGATGACATGGTAGAAGTGTATCCAGGTGTTTTAGAAGGTCTAGAACGTTTAAAACAAAAGGGAATAACATTAGGGATTGTATCATCAAAAGCAAACGACATGGTACATCACGGGTTGAAACACTGTAAGATTTATGACTATTTTGAAATTATTATAGGAGCCGATGATGTTACGAATCCTAAACCTCATAAGGAACCAATCGAATTAGCTTTAAATAGATTGGGACGTAAGAAGGAAGAAACTATTTTCGTTGGAGATAATAAACATGATATGCTTGGTGGTAAAAATGCTGGAGTCATAACCTGTGGAGTCTCTTGGGCTTTAAGAGGTGCAGATTACTTGAAAAATTATCATCCTGAATTTATACTTAAGGATATGAACGATTTATTAAAAATTATTGATGAGGTGAACACACATGGAAAATAA
- a CDS encoding helix-turn-helix domain-containing protein yields MAKDNINVLFGRKVRLLRNKINISQEELAHRSGLHRTYIGQVERAEKNISIKNIEKIARTLEVHIAELFNFNDL; encoded by the coding sequence ATGGCAAAAGATAATATTAATGTCTTGTTTGGTAGAAAAGTAAGATTACTTCGAAATAAAATCAATATATCACAAGAGGAGCTTGCTCATAGATCTGGTCTACATCGAACATATATTGGACAAGTTGAGCGTGCTGAAAAAAATATTTCAATAAAAAATATAGAGAAGATCGCAAGAACATTAGAAGTTCATATTGCAGAATTGTTTAATTTCAATGATTTATAA
- a CDS encoding gluconeogenesis factor YvcK family protein translates to MYDRDPNVVVIGGGTGLSTLLTGLKRFPVNLTAIVTVADDGGSSGRIRKNLNTIPPGDIRKVLISLSETDDLLGKLFDYRFNKDSYLSNDSLGNLLLYAMTDITGDSIKAIEYLSQVLNVKGTVLPVSTKPIELCADMEDGTTVYGESNITSAGKKIDQIYFKNQDVKATPHVIKAIENADMIVLGPGSLYTSIIPNILIPEVKEALIKSEAIKIYISNVMTELGETDDFDVSDHLTVLESYLGKNQVETVLANEDYEVDGDILIRYLKSGCRFVTVDYKTLSLMGIEVYTAKLLSVNDEEYIRHDSRRLATHVFALLLDKMKND, encoded by the coding sequence ATGTATGATCGAGATCCAAATGTAGTTGTCATCGGTGGGGGAACAGGTTTATCAACACTTTTAACAGGATTAAAACGATTTCCTGTAAATTTAACTGCCATTGTCACGGTAGCAGATGATGGAGGGAGTAGCGGAAGGATTCGCAAAAATTTAAATACAATTCCTCCTGGTGATATAAGAAAGGTACTCATTTCTTTATCAGAAACAGATGATTTACTAGGGAAATTATTTGACTACCGCTTTAACAAGGACAGTTACTTATCAAATGATTCTCTTGGTAATTTATTGTTATATGCGATGACTGATATTACAGGTGATTCTATAAAGGCAATTGAGTACTTAAGTCAAGTGTTAAATGTAAAGGGGACCGTGTTACCGGTTTCGACTAAGCCAATAGAACTTTGTGCGGATATGGAAGATGGTACAACTGTTTATGGAGAATCAAATATAACATCAGCTGGAAAGAAGATTGATCAGATTTATTTTAAAAATCAAGATGTTAAGGCAACGCCTCATGTCATTAAAGCAATTGAAAATGCCGATATGATTGTCTTAGGGCCTGGTAGTTTGTACACCAGTATCATCCCGAATATACTCATTCCTGAGGTGAAGGAAGCGTTAATTAAATCGGAAGCAATTAAGATTTATATTAGTAATGTAATGACCGAACTCGGGGAAACGGATGATTTTGATGTAAGTGACCATTTGACGGTACTAGAATCCTATTTGGGAAAAAATCAAGTGGAAACTGTGCTAGCCAATGAAGATTACGAAGTTGATGGCGACATACTAATTCGTTATTTAAAAAGTGGATGCCGATTTGTAACAGTTGATTATAAGACACTCTCCTTAATGGGCATAGAAGTTTATACGGCAAAGCTTTTATCAGTAAATGATGAAGAATACATTCGGCATGATAGCAGACGATTAGCTACCCATGTATTTGCATTATTGCTAGACAAAATGAAAAACGATTAA
- the acpS gene encoding holo-ACP synthase, with protein MIAGIGTDIVEIHRIRDVKHLDRFKKRILTSAEIEKYDAFNSKDRKLHYLAGRFAAKEAFSKAIGTGIGNLNFTDIEILNDEKGKPYINHNFKEFIAHISISHSKQNAIAYVILENI; from the coding sequence ATGATAGCTGGAATAGGGACGGATATCGTTGAAATCCATCGTATTAGAGATGTTAAACATCTAGATCGATTTAAAAAGCGAATATTAACAAGTGCTGAGATTGAAAAATATGATGCCTTTAATTCAAAAGATCGAAAGTTACACTACTTAGCAGGCCGCTTTGCTGCCAAAGAAGCTTTTTCAAAAGCAATCGGTACAGGAATCGGAAATCTAAACTTTACAGATATAGAGATACTAAATGATGAAAAGGGAAAACCATACATAAACCATAACTTTAAAGAATTTATTGCACATATTTCAATTAGTCATTCTAAACAAAATGCAATTGCATATGTTATATTAGAGAATATTTAA
- the whiA gene encoding DNA-binding protein WhiA — translation MSFASETKNELVSLSVSECCAKAELSALIRMNGIINLSNQGLRIEFQTQNATIARRFVKLVKQLYDIHVDLLTRKRMRLNKGNVYIVRISRFAKMIIDDLGLMHSGGFEFGIPAELIESDCCKRAYLRGAFLAGGSVNNPSTSSYHLEIFSLDEELVNGIRDLMNGVDLNAKTLTRKKGYIVYVKESEKISDFLRVIQATHAVFDFEDVRIYRDMNNSVNRIRNCEMANLNKSWSAATSQIEDIKLIEKTLGLEILGDKLLEIAELRINYPDSTLSELSDISKVELDKQISKSGINHRLRKIKQMAKRIRESEPEEQA, via the coding sequence ATGTCATTTGCATCTGAGACTAAAAATGAACTTGTTTCTCTAAGTGTATCAGAATGCTGTGCTAAGGCAGAATTATCTGCTTTAATAAGAATGAATGGAATAATTAACTTATCAAATCAAGGACTAAGAATTGAATTTCAAACACAAAATGCGACAATTGCAAGACGATTTGTTAAATTAGTGAAACAATTATATGATATTCATGTTGATTTACTGACTCGAAAAAGGATGAGGCTAAATAAAGGGAATGTCTATATTGTAAGAATTAGCCGTTTTGCCAAGATGATAATCGATGACTTAGGTCTTATGCACTCAGGAGGATTTGAATTCGGAATCCCTGCTGAATTGATTGAGAGTGATTGCTGTAAGCGTGCCTATCTTCGCGGGGCATTCTTAGCGGGAGGATCTGTCAATAATCCGAGCACCTCATCTTACCATCTAGAAATCTTCAGTTTAGATGAAGAACTAGTCAATGGAATTCGAGACCTCATGAACGGTGTTGATTTGAATGCTAAGACGTTAACACGTAAAAAGGGGTATATCGTCTATGTAAAAGAATCTGAAAAAATTTCAGATTTCTTACGCGTGATTCAAGCCACTCATGCCGTATTTGATTTTGAAGATGTTCGTATTTATAGAGACATGAATAACTCAGTAAACCGTATACGAAACTGTGAGATGGCCAACTTAAATAAATCATGGAGCGCAGCAACTTCGCAAATTGAAGATATTAAACTAATTGAAAAGACACTAGGGTTAGAGATTTTAGGTGATAAACTACTAGAAATAGCAGAACTTAGAATCAACTACCCCGACTCGACTCTATCAGAATTAAGTGACATTTCAAAAGTGGAACTCGATAAACAAATCAGTAAATCGGGAATTAATCACCGTCTACGAAAAATTAAACAGATGGCAAAACGGATTAGGGAAAGTGAACCCGAAGAACAAGCTTAA
- the lgt gene encoding prolipoprotein diacylglyceryl transferase, protein MFTLSSNFDHSSIEPLRNILLEIGPLKIYWYAVLILSGAMLALFLAIREGKRIGVPKDFLEDLVIFGLPLSIAGARLYYVIFEWSRYKNNLLGVFRIFEGGLAIHGAIITALIWGYFFAKSRGISINQFLKTCDMGAVGFLVAQAIGRWGNFMNQEAHGGPISYKINGKMQEFTEMTASERQMALDQQREFLSDKLHLPEFITNQMYIKEGFYAQYYHPTFLYESLWNLTGFTILLILRRTKLLYIGDMIFIYLIWYSIGRFFIEGMRTDSLYIGDTGLRTAQLISIVLVVVSTVALAIRHYKKIIPVTYYEELEKHSH, encoded by the coding sequence ATGTTTACATTAAGTTCTAACTTTGACCATTCGAGTATTGAACCACTAAGAAATATACTCTTAGAAATCGGACCTTTAAAAATTTATTGGTACGCAGTATTAATCTTATCCGGAGCTATGCTTGCTCTATTTCTAGCTATTAGGGAAGGAAAACGAATTGGTGTCCCTAAGGATTTCTTAGAAGACCTTGTGATTTTCGGTCTTCCTCTATCAATAGCAGGAGCGCGTCTATATTATGTAATTTTCGAATGGAGTCGCTATAAAAATAATCTGCTAGGGGTTTTTAGAATCTTCGAAGGTGGACTAGCTATACATGGTGCTATTATCACTGCACTCATTTGGGGATACTTCTTCGCCAAAAGTCGTGGTATTTCAATCAATCAATTTTTGAAAACATGTGACATGGGTGCAGTAGGCTTTCTAGTTGCTCAAGCTATAGGTCGATGGGGAAACTTTATGAATCAGGAAGCTCACGGTGGTCCTATCTCATACAAGATTAATGGTAAAATGCAGGAGTTTACAGAGATGACAGCTTCTGAGCGTCAAATGGCATTAGATCAACAACGTGAATTCTTATCGGATAAGCTTCATTTACCAGAGTTCATTACAAATCAAATGTATATAAAGGAAGGGTTCTATGCGCAGTATTACCATCCTACATTCCTATATGAATCGCTTTGGAATTTAACAGGATTTACTATACTATTAATTTTACGTAGAACGAAACTACTTTATATAGGAGACATGATTTTCATTTATCTAATCTGGTATTCAATTGGCCGTTTCTTTATAGAAGGAATGCGTACGGATAGTTTATATATTGGAGATACTGGATTAAGAACGGCACAACTGATTAGTATTGTTTTAGTGGTAGTTAGTACTGTAGCCCTAGCTATAAGACATTATAAAAAAATAATACCTGTAACGTATTATGAAGAATTAGAAAAACATAGTCACTAA
- the rapZ gene encoding RNase adapter RapZ, with protein sequence MKNTKRFLILTGMSGAGKSVALNSLEDMGYFCIDNMPPNLFRQILVLSDYFFNNEDLNSYAIVMDSRANDFEGILGAIEELKQKTPFDVKTLFLEASTEVLTKRFNETRRIHPLSKKGTTIEGIEAERTLLEEVKQYSDYIIDTSYMKANELKKEVIKCFQPGNHDYFRVNFMSFGFKHGTPSDCDYIFDVRFIKNPFYIDELRPLTGLDTEVSEYVLQKQEAKTYIEKTVDLLQFAIPQYKNIGKSQVVIGIGCSGGQHRSVAISQYLYNYFKDTFSTNIFHRDLEKRKGN encoded by the coding sequence ATGAAAAATACAAAACGCTTTTTAATTTTAACGGGAATGAGTGGGGCAGGGAAATCAGTCGCACTAAATAGTTTAGAAGATATGGGTTATTTTTGCATTGATAATATGCCACCTAACTTATTTAGGCAAATCCTTGTATTATCGGATTATTTCTTTAATAATGAGGATCTAAATAGTTATGCGATTGTGATGGATAGTCGCGCAAATGATTTTGAAGGAATTCTTGGTGCAATTGAGGAACTTAAACAAAAAACACCATTTGATGTAAAAACTCTGTTTTTAGAAGCGAGTACGGAAGTTCTTACAAAGCGATTTAATGAAACGAGAAGAATCCATCCATTATCAAAAAAAGGAACAACAATTGAAGGAATCGAAGCGGAACGAACGTTACTTGAGGAAGTAAAACAATATTCAGACTATATAATCGACACGTCTTACATGAAGGCAAATGAATTAAAAAAGGAAGTCATCAAATGTTTTCAACCTGGTAATCACGACTATTTCAGAGTAAACTTTATGTCATTTGGGTTTAAACATGGAACACCATCTGATTGTGATTATATTTTTGACGTACGCTTTATTAAAAATCCATTCTACATAGATGAATTAAGGCCACTAACTGGTCTTGATACTGAGGTGTCTGAATACGTTCTACAGAAGCAAGAGGCCAAAACCTATATTGAAAAGACGGTAGACTTATTACAGTTCGCGATCCCACAGTACAAGAATATAGGGAAATCACAAGTTGTTATAGGTATTGGGTGCTCAGGAGGGCAACATCGTTCTGTAGCTATTTCACAGTATCTTTATAATTATTTTAAGGACACATTTTCTACAAATATTTTTCATAGGGACTTGGAGAAACGAAAGGGGAATTAA
- a CDS encoding DUF378 domain-containing protein, producing MTLLQKIALIVTIIGAINWGLIGLFGPEADVVALLFGGDNGQEGLLARTIYTLVGITGLINIGLLLAPTEE from the coding sequence ATTACATTACTACAAAAAATAGCGCTAATCGTTACAATTATAGGTGCAATAAACTGGGGATTGATTGGTTTATTTGGACCTGAAGCCGATGTAGTAGCATTACTATTCGGTGGAGATAATGGTCAAGAAGGTTTATTAGCGCGTACAATCTATACATTAGTAGGTATTACTGGTCTAATCAACATTGGATTACTGTTAGCACCTACTGAGGAATAA
- a CDS encoding Tex family protein produces the protein MSDIINNEQLISSIAKELKIKKDQIIKVLELLDEGNTVPFIARYRKEVTGALNEDQIRTIYKEYEYRQNLAKRKEDVIRLISEKGKMTDTLKEKIIKADKLSDVEDLYRPYKEKKKTRATMAKKKGLEPFANWMLEFPIGADVEKEAEQYISEEKEVEDIEEAIQGAKDIIAEIASDNADFRKYIKHIFFNEGSITTKVKDESKDERKVYEMYYDYHEPVKSVVPHRILAMNRGEKEKVLKVSLEEPFDKIIHYLETQMIQNSKSEVTPYIKSAIEDGYKRLLKNSIEREIRSELKDKAEDQAINIFSENVRNLLLQPPMKGKVVLGVDPAFRTGCKLAVVNDTGKVLDISVIYPHEKYKGETIKDDRVSKAKKTVQDKLIENNVEIIAIGNGTASRETEAFIVDTIKNIQQDVSYLIVSEAGASVYSASTLAKKEFPKLQVEERSAISIARRLQDPLAELVKIDPKSIGVGQYQHDVTQSKLNDSLNFVVETAVNQVGVNVNTASPALLKYVSGCNASVAKKIVAFRDDNGRFTNRDQLLNVKGFGPKSFEQAIGFLRILDGDRPLDKTPIHPESYDAALKILDSLGFTEKDLGRDELKLAVRNVDRNKFQELTGLGEHTLNDILDALIAPNRDMRDKFSKPLLKKDVLKLEDLKEDMIIEGTVRNVVDFGAFVDCGVKVDGLVHISKLSKSYVKHPTDLVSVGDIVKVKVIDVDTNKQRLALSMIVE, from the coding sequence ATGTCAGATATTATTAATAATGAACAACTTATCTCTAGTATTGCAAAAGAGCTAAAAATAAAAAAAGACCAAATTATCAAAGTACTTGAACTTTTAGATGAAGGTAACACAGTTCCTTTTATTGCACGATATCGAAAAGAAGTGACGGGTGCCCTAAATGAAGACCAAATAAGAACAATTTATAAAGAATACGAATACAGACAAAATTTAGCAAAGCGAAAAGAAGACGTAATAAGGTTAATTTCCGAAAAAGGAAAAATGACAGATACCCTTAAGGAAAAAATTATAAAAGCGGACAAGTTATCAGACGTGGAAGATTTATATCGTCCTTACAAGGAAAAGAAGAAGACACGAGCCACTATGGCCAAGAAAAAAGGTTTAGAGCCATTTGCAAACTGGATGCTTGAGTTTCCGATAGGAGCAGACGTGGAAAAAGAAGCTGAACAATATATTTCTGAAGAGAAAGAAGTAGAAGATATAGAAGAAGCGATCCAGGGAGCTAAAGACATTATTGCTGAGATTGCTTCAGATAATGCAGATTTTAGAAAATATATAAAGCATATCTTTTTTAATGAAGGAAGTATTACTACTAAAGTTAAAGATGAGTCAAAAGATGAACGTAAAGTGTATGAGATGTATTATGATTATCACGAACCAGTAAAATCAGTTGTTCCACACCGTATATTGGCAATGAATCGTGGAGAAAAAGAAAAAGTATTAAAAGTATCCCTAGAGGAACCATTTGATAAAATTATACATTATTTAGAAACGCAAATGATTCAGAATTCTAAATCTGAAGTAACTCCTTATATAAAATCTGCAATTGAAGATGGTTATAAGCGATTATTAAAGAATTCAATTGAACGTGAGATTCGATCTGAATTAAAAGATAAAGCTGAAGACCAAGCTATTAATATTTTCTCAGAAAATGTTCGTAACCTATTGCTTCAACCACCTATGAAAGGAAAAGTTGTGCTAGGGGTCGACCCTGCATTCCGTACAGGATGTAAATTAGCTGTAGTAAATGATACGGGTAAAGTATTAGATATATCAGTTATTTATCCACATGAAAAATATAAAGGCGAAACAATTAAAGATGATCGTGTTTCAAAAGCTAAAAAAACCGTACAAGATAAATTAATAGAAAATAATGTAGAGATTATTGCAATAGGAAATGGAACAGCATCTAGAGAAACAGAAGCATTTATCGTAGACACAATTAAAAATATACAACAAGATGTTTCGTACCTTATAGTAAGTGAAGCAGGGGCATCAGTATACTCTGCGTCTACATTAGCTAAAAAGGAATTTCCAAAACTACAAGTAGAAGAACGTTCTGCGATTTCAATAGCAAGACGCCTTCAAGACCCATTAGCTGAATTAGTTAAAATTGATCCGAAATCAATTGGTGTAGGACAATATCAACATGATGTTACTCAATCTAAATTAAATGATTCCCTAAATTTTGTAGTTGAAACTGCAGTGAACCAGGTTGGTGTAAATGTAAACACTGCCTCACCAGCACTGTTAAAGTATGTATCAGGATGTAATGCCTCAGTTGCTAAAAAAATCGTAGCCTTTCGTGATGATAATGGAAGATTCACTAATAGAGATCAACTTCTGAATGTTAAAGGGTTTGGTCCTAAATCATTTGAACAAGCAATAGGGTTTTTAAGGATTTTAGATGGTGACAGACCTCTTGATAAAACACCAATTCATCCAGAAAGTTATGATGCTGCATTGAAAATTCTAGATTCACTAGGTTTTACAGAAAAAGATTTAGGAAGAGATGAATTAAAATTAGCGGTACGTAATGTTGATCGAAACAAATTTCAGGAACTTACAGGCCTAGGTGAGCATACCCTTAATGATATACTAGATGCATTGATCGCTCCTAATAGAGATATGCGTGATAAATTCTCTAAACCATTACTTAAAAAAGATGTATTAAAACTAGAAGATTTAAAAGAAGATATGATTATAGAAGGAACAGTCCGAAACGTAGTAGACTTCGGAGCATTTGTGGACTGTGGTGTAAAAGTTGACGGTCTAGTTCACATTTCAAAACTAAGTAAGAGTTACGTGAAACATCCTACTGACCTTGTATCTGTAGGAGATATTGTAAAGGTAAAAGTAATTGATGTAGATACAAATAAACAGCGTTTAGCGCTTAGTATGATTGTAGAATAA
- a CDS encoding LolA family protein, giving the protein MRKIIILLSVIALSLVLASCGRGDKDADVIKGLGEKVEKIEEFEANAVMEITENEKTHVFDVNVKYQEPNFYKVSLTNRDNDNVQVILKNDDGVFVLTPALNKSFKFQSDWPLNSSQPYLYQSLVQDILNDDEPIYVKEEGNYVFDTECNYRETRDLTSQKIIINGKTLLPMEVTVKDSEENTKIHVLFNDFNVKPSLNENEFEIDYSMQTAQSNTTYVIPTLAERDFVYPTYLAEGVEQHVEATVDLTNTKRYVMGFQGDQNYFVYQEYLNTEETMTTDYVYGDIIITGNGVAEIINDSSLKWIHNGIEFRIDSEELTVQELIDVSNQFTIPAGK; this is encoded by the coding sequence ATGAGAAAAATAATTATTTTATTATCTGTTATCGCACTTTCTTTGGTGTTAGCGTCTTGCGGTCGTGGAGACAAAGATGCTGATGTGATTAAAGGCTTAGGTGAAAAGGTTGAAAAAATTGAGGAATTTGAAGCAAATGCAGTAATGGAAATTACAGAAAATGAAAAGACACATGTATTCGATGTAAATGTAAAGTATCAAGAGCCGAATTTCTATAAGGTGTCATTAACAAACCGTGACAATGATAACGTTCAGGTGATATTAAAAAATGACGATGGAGTATTTGTTTTAACTCCAGCCTTGAATAAAAGCTTTAAATTCCAAAGTGATTGGCCACTAAATAGTTCTCAACCTTATCTTTACCAATCATTAGTTCAAGATATCTTGAACGATGACGAGCCAATCTATGTTAAAGAAGAAGGTAATTACGTATTTGATACAGAGTGTAATTATCGAGAAACTCGTGATTTAACATCACAAAAAATCATAATTAACGGAAAAACGTTATTACCAATGGAAGTTACAGTTAAAGATTCAGAAGAAAATACGAAGATCCATGTATTATTCAATGACTTTAACGTAAAACCATCACTTAATGAAAATGAATTCGAAATTGATTATAGTATGCAAACTGCTCAGTCAAACACAACTTATGTCATACCTACATTAGCAGAACGTGACTTTGTATATCCTACTTACTTAGCTGAAGGTGTAGAACAACATGTAGAAGCTACAGTTGACTTAACAAACACTAAGCGTTATGTTATGGGATTCCAAGGTGACCAAAACTACTTCGTATACCAAGAGTACTTAAACACAGAAGAAACAATGACTACTGACTACGTATACGGTGACATTATCATCACAGGTAACGGTGTTGCTGAAATCATTAACGATAGTTCATTAAAGTGGATTCACAATGGAATTGAATTCCGTATTGATTCTGAAGAACTAACCGTGCAAGAATTAATCGACGTATCAAATCAGTTCACAATTCCAGCAGGTAAATAA
- the hprK gene encoding HPr(Ser) kinase/phosphatase, protein MLKVRELVEELKFTIIAGEAGLDRRIDQKMLSRPGLELAGLFDFYEEDRIQIIGSKEVTFFYWLNEQDQDIRVEMLFREKTPAFIFSNDFDIPEVFIRNANKYKIPVLRSSKKTTPLMGDVTNFLQEKLADFTSVHGVLIDVHGVGTLIRGGSGIGKSETALELVKRGHKLVADDNVEIYEKEPGLIVGKPPKILEKVMEIRGIGIINVVQMFGAGSFRHKKRITLVIDLEKDEGKGNNYDRLGVEELTLKILNTEVAHIRIPVRPGRNVSSLIEVAAINRKLRYMGYNAAKEFTDNLDQLILENAQNNNNNN, encoded by the coding sequence ATTTTAAAGGTAAGGGAACTTGTAGAAGAACTTAAGTTTACCATTATAGCAGGTGAGGCCGGATTAGATCGAAGAATTGATCAAAAAATGTTATCAAGACCTGGACTCGAACTAGCAGGATTATTCGATTTTTATGAAGAGGACCGAATTCAGATTATCGGTAGTAAAGAAGTTACCTTTTTCTACTGGTTAAATGAACAGGATCAAGATATCCGTGTTGAAATGCTATTTAGAGAAAAGACACCAGCATTTATTTTTTCTAATGATTTTGATATCCCAGAAGTATTTATAAGAAATGCAAATAAATATAAAATTCCAGTCTTAAGAAGTAGTAAAAAGACAACACCGCTTATGGGGGATGTTACGAACTTCTTACAGGAAAAGCTAGCTGATTTTACATCTGTTCATGGTGTTTTAATTGATGTACATGGTGTCGGAACGCTAATTCGCGGTGGAAGCGGAATTGGTAAAAGTGAGACTGCCTTAGAACTTGTTAAAAGAGGGCATAAGTTAGTTGCCGATGATAATGTAGAAATATATGAAAAAGAACCAGGTTTGATTGTAGGTAAGCCTCCTAAAATTTTAGAAAAAGTAATGGAAATTAGAGGGATTGGTATTATTAATGTGGTTCAAATGTTTGGTGCTGGATCATTTAGACATAAAAAACGAATTACTTTAGTCATTGATTTAGAGAAGGATGAAGGAAAAGGTAATAATTATGACAGACTAGGTGTAGAAGAGTTAACATTAAAGATTTTAAATACAGAAGTTGCTCATATCAGAATCCCAGTTAGACCGGGACGAAATGTATCTAGTTTAATAGAGGTTGCTGCGATCAATCGTAAACTCCGTTATATGGGATACAATGCAGCTAAAGAATTTACTGATAATTTAGATCAACTGATATTAGAAAACGCACAAAATAATAATAATAATAACTAG